Proteins encoded in a region of the Ruegeria sp. AD91A genome:
- the argJ gene encoding bifunctional glutamate N-acetyltransferase/amino-acid acetyltransferase ArgJ yields the protein MATITKVSPLAPASFPDLPAIDGVRFATVEAGVRYQGRTDVMLAVLDPGTSVAGVFTRSATRAAPVLDCQEKIGGSSEGPAAILVNSGNANAFTGHYGQTSVAEVTQAVSKSTGVPVERVFTSSTGVIGEPLPHDRIVAQLEALKSGLSRHAVEDAARAIMTTDTFPKGASTQVAIGGKTVSIAGIAKGSGMIAPDMATMLVYIFTDAQVEQSALQEMLSAQTDRTFNCITVDSDTSTSDSLLLCATGSSGVDATGNSAFAEALETVMLDLAQQVVRDGEGATKFVEIRVIGAASDSDAKVHGLAIANSPLVKTAIAGEDPNWGRIVMAIGKSGAAADRDLLSISFGDILVAEKGWVSPDYREDEAAAYMKGQDLVIAVDLGLGVGKSTVWTCDLTHGYIEINADYRS from the coding sequence GTGGCCACGATCACCAAGGTTTCGCCGCTGGCGCCTGCGTCTTTCCCTGATCTGCCCGCGATTGACGGTGTGCGCTTTGCCACCGTCGAGGCGGGTGTGCGCTATCAGGGCCGTACCGACGTCATGCTGGCAGTTCTGGATCCGGGCACATCAGTGGCCGGGGTCTTCACCCGTTCCGCCACCCGTGCCGCACCGGTGCTGGATTGTCAGGAGAAAATCGGTGGATCCAGCGAAGGTCCGGCAGCGATCCTGGTGAACTCTGGCAACGCCAATGCCTTTACCGGCCACTACGGTCAAACTTCGGTCGCTGAAGTGACGCAGGCCGTTTCGAAATCAACCGGCGTACCGGTTGAGCGGGTCTTTACCTCGTCCACCGGTGTCATCGGCGAACCGCTGCCACATGATCGCATCGTGGCTCAACTTGAGGCGCTGAAATCAGGCCTCAGCCGCCATGCTGTCGAAGATGCCGCACGCGCGATCATGACAACGGATACGTTCCCTAAAGGGGCGAGTACACAGGTTGCGATCGGAGGAAAAACAGTCTCTATTGCAGGGATTGCGAAGGGTTCCGGCATGATCGCTCCGGATATGGCGACGATGCTGGTCTATATCTTCACCGACGCACAGGTCGAACAATCCGCGTTGCAGGAAATGCTGAGCGCACAGACAGATCGCACCTTCAACTGCATCACTGTGGACAGCGACACCTCGACTTCAGACAGCCTGTTGCTGTGTGCGACCGGATCTTCGGGCGTTGATGCCACCGGCAATTCCGCCTTCGCGGAGGCATTGGAAACGGTGATGCTGGACCTAGCGCAACAAGTGGTGCGCGACGGGGAAGGCGCCACCAAATTCGTGGAAATCCGTGTGATCGGCGCCGCATCGGATTCGGATGCCAAAGTACATGGTCTGGCCATCGCCAACTCTCCGCTGGTCAAAACGGCCATTGCCGGGGAAGACCCGAATTGGGGCCGCATTGTCATGGCCATTGGCAAATCCGGTGCCGCCGCCGACCGCGACCTGCTAAGTATTTCCTTCGGTGATATTCTGGTTGCCGAAAAGGGCTGGGTCAGTCCGGACTACCGCGAGGATGAAGCCGCCGCCTATATGAAAGGTCAGGATCTGGTGATCGCGGTTGATCTGGGACTGGGCGTAGGCAAGTCCACCGTTTGGACCTGTGACCTGACCCACGGCTATATTGAGATCAACGCGGATTATCGCTCGTGA
- a CDS encoding (deoxy)nucleoside triphosphate pyrophosphohydrolase yields the protein MKTVLVSAVALIDIEGRVLLAQRPEGKSMAGLWEFPGGKIEPGETPEAALIRELHEELGIDTWASCLAPLTFASHSYDDFHLLMPLFACRKWDGIPQSKEGQALKWARANELRNYPMPAADVPLIPILRDWL from the coding sequence GTGAAAACTGTATTAGTGTCTGCCGTTGCCCTGATCGACATTGAGGGCCGGGTGCTACTGGCCCAACGACCCGAGGGCAAATCTATGGCCGGTCTCTGGGAATTCCCCGGTGGCAAGATCGAACCAGGCGAAACCCCCGAGGCCGCTCTGATCCGCGAATTGCACGAAGAGCTGGGCATCGACACCTGGGCCTCGTGCCTCGCCCCGCTGACTTTTGCCAGCCACAGCTATGACGATTTTCACCTGCTGATGCCGCTGTTTGCTTGTCGCAAGTGGGACGGCATTCCGCAGTCCAAGGAAGGGCAGGCGCTGAAATGGGCGCGTGCAAATGAGTTGCGGAATTACCCTATGCCAGCCGCGGATGTGCCGCTGATCCCGATTTTACGGGATTGGTTGTAA
- a CDS encoding AMP-binding protein yields MHSLPALLHRNAAQFGDAPAYREKEFGIWQCWTWAEAAREIRAIALGFLELGVGKGDHIAVIGRNRPAHYWSMVAAQMVGAIPVPLYQDAVAEEMAYVLEHCGAKYVVCGDQEQVDKVIEIQENLHQVKHILYTDKRGMRKYDHSQMNALDDIKAEGSAGHARFDAELDKRIGELTYDDTCVMLYTSGTTGKPKGVVLSNRNVIESAKNSAEFDHLTRNEDILSYLPMAWVGDFIFSIGQAYWCGFCVNCPESADTMMTDLREIGPTYFFAPPRVFETQLTNVMIRMEDASKLKQRMFHYFMAHAKKVGGRLLDGKPVSLGDKLKYALGNLLVYGPLKDTLGYGRFRVGYTAGEAIGPEIFDFYRSLGINLKQLYGQTEATVFITVQPDGEVRADTVGVPAPDVELKIDDKGEIHYRSPGVFVEYFNNPDSTASTKDVEGWVATGDAGFIEESSGHLRIIDRAKDVGKMADGSMFAPKYVENKLKFYPDILEVVVFGNGKDRCVAFINIDLTAVGNWAERNNVAYASYQELAGHPRVLETIRSHVEEVNKSVAADEMLSGCQVHRFVVLHKELDADDGEMTRTRKVRRGFVEDKFSDIIAALYDGSKTVSTTTEVTYEDGRKGSISATLEIVDVPVVPVAQHKVAAE; encoded by the coding sequence ATGCACTCTCTTCCGGCGCTGCTACACCGCAATGCGGCCCAGTTCGGGGACGCCCCGGCCTACCGGGAAAAGGAATTTGGGATCTGGCAATGCTGGACCTGGGCCGAAGCGGCCAGGGAAATCCGCGCCATCGCGCTGGGGTTCTTGGAGCTTGGCGTTGGAAAGGGCGACCACATCGCCGTGATCGGGCGCAACCGTCCGGCACATTACTGGTCAATGGTTGCGGCGCAGATGGTCGGTGCCATTCCGGTCCCTCTCTATCAGGACGCGGTTGCCGAAGAGATGGCCTATGTGCTGGAGCATTGCGGTGCGAAATATGTCGTCTGCGGCGATCAGGAGCAGGTCGACAAGGTCATCGAGATTCAGGAAAACCTGCATCAGGTCAAACACATCCTCTATACCGACAAGCGGGGGATGCGGAAATACGACCACAGCCAGATGAATGCCCTTGACGACATCAAGGCCGAAGGCAGCGCCGGTCATGCGCGGTTTGACGCGGAACTGGATAAGCGCATCGGTGAGCTCACCTATGACGACACCTGCGTGATGCTCTATACCTCGGGCACCACGGGCAAGCCCAAGGGTGTGGTGCTGTCGAACCGCAACGTGATCGAAAGTGCCAAGAACTCGGCCGAATTTGATCATCTGACCCGGAATGAAGACATCCTGTCATACCTGCCGATGGCCTGGGTTGGTGATTTCATCTTTTCCATCGGTCAGGCTTATTGGTGCGGCTTCTGCGTGAACTGTCCTGAAAGCGCCGACACGATGATGACCGATCTGCGCGAGATCGGGCCGACCTATTTCTTCGCCCCACCACGTGTGTTCGAGACCCAACTGACCAATGTGATGATCCGGATGGAAGATGCCAGCAAGCTCAAGCAGCGCATGTTCCACTACTTCATGGCGCATGCCAAGAAGGTCGGCGGTCGGTTGCTGGATGGCAAGCCGGTGAGCTTGGGTGACAAGTTGAAATACGCACTGGGCAATCTGCTGGTATACGGGCCGCTCAAAGACACGCTGGGGTACGGGCGCTTCCGGGTGGGCTATACGGCGGGTGAGGCGATTGGGCCCGAGATTTTTGATTTCTATCGCTCTTTAGGCATCAACCTGAAACAGCTGTATGGCCAGACCGAAGCGACCGTGTTCATCACTGTCCAGCCGGATGGCGAAGTGCGCGCGGATACTGTTGGTGTTCCTGCGCCGGACGTTGAGCTGAAAATCGACGACAAGGGCGAAATTCACTATCGCTCACCCGGTGTGTTTGTGGAGTATTTCAACAATCCGGACTCCACGGCCTCGACCAAGGATGTCGAAGGCTGGGTGGCCACGGGTGATGCCGGGTTCATCGAGGAAAGCTCGGGGCATCTGCGGATCATCGATCGCGCCAAGGACGTGGGCAAGATGGCCGACGGGTCGATGTTCGCGCCGAAATACGTCGAGAACAAGCTGAAGTTTTATCCGGATATCCTTGAGGTCGTCGTGTTCGGCAATGGCAAGGATCGTTGCGTGGCCTTCATCAATATCGACCTGACGGCGGTCGGCAACTGGGCCGAGCGCAACAACGTCGCATATGCCTCGTATCAGGAACTGGCGGGGCATCCGCGCGTGTTAGAGACGATTCGGAGCCACGTGGAAGAAGTGAACAAGTCGGTTGCCGCCGATGAAATGCTGTCGGGTTGTCAGGTGCATCGCTTTGTGGTGCTGCACAAGGAACTGGATGCGGATGATGGCGAGATGACCCGGACGCGGAAGGTGCGGCGCGGTTTTGTCGAAGACAAGTTCAGCGACATCATTGCCGCGCTTTATGACGGGTCCAAGACGGTCTCGACCACCACAGAAGTCACCTATGAGGATGGTCGCAAGGGATCGATCTCAGCGACGCTGGAAATTGTCGACGTGCCGGTTGTTCCCGTTGCCCAACATAAGGTTGCCGCAGAATGA
- a CDS encoding ABC transporter ATP-binding protein, producing MLDNSDGYVTEDGRKIGGVVMEMKNITLRFGGVVAIKDISFDIREGEIRAIIGPNGAGKSSMLNVISGFYVPQEGEVWFHGAKRPPMRPFEVAQQGIARTFQNIALFEGMSVLDNVMTGRLGYMKTNILQQALWKGKAEKEETENREAVEKIIDFLEIQHIRKTPVSRLPYGLKKRVELARALAAEPKLLLLDEPMAGMNVEEKEDMSRFILDVNDEFGTTIALIEHDMGVVMDLSDRVVVMDYGKKIGDGTPDEVRNNQEVIDAYLGVSHD from the coding sequence ATGCTGGATAATTCCGATGGATATGTCACCGAAGACGGTCGCAAGATCGGCGGTGTGGTGATGGAAATGAAGAACATCACCCTGCGCTTTGGTGGTGTGGTTGCGATCAAGGATATCTCGTTCGACATTCGTGAGGGCGAGATCCGCGCCATCATCGGGCCGAACGGGGCAGGCAAGTCCTCGATGCTGAACGTGATTTCGGGCTTCTATGTCCCGCAGGAGGGTGAGGTCTGGTTTCATGGGGCCAAACGCCCGCCGATGCGGCCCTTTGAGGTGGCGCAGCAGGGGATTGCGCGGACGTTTCAGAATATCGCCTTGTTCGAAGGCATGAGCGTTCTGGACAACGTCATGACCGGACGATTGGGTTACATGAAGACCAACATCCTTCAGCAGGCACTGTGGAAGGGCAAGGCCGAGAAGGAAGAGACCGAAAACCGCGAGGCGGTTGAAAAGATCATCGACTTTCTGGAAATCCAGCACATCCGCAAGACGCCGGTATCACGCCTGCCCTACGGTCTGAAGAAACGCGTCGAACTGGCGCGGGCGCTGGCGGCAGAGCCCAAGCTGCTGCTGTTGGACGAGCCGATGGCGGGTATGAACGTTGAAGAAAAAGAGGACATGAGCCGCTTCATCCTCGACGTGAATGACGAATTCGGCACCACCATCGCCCTGATCGAACACGACATGGGCGTTGTGATGGACCTGAGCGACCGGGTGGTCGTCATGGATTACGGAAAGAAGATCGGTGACGGCACACCTGATGAAGTGCGCAACAATCAGGAAGTCATCGACGCCTATCTGGGGGTCAGCCATGACTAA
- a CDS encoding branched-chain amino acid ABC transporter permease: protein MPDQIIFGMEVILNGLMAGVLYALVALGFVLIYKASGIFNYAQGVMALFAAMTLVGIMNGQVPFAHLINATFGTHIHYFGWNVPALFAIVLTMGVMVLLAWCVQRFVMRHLVGQEPIILFMATIGLAYFLEGVADLMWGSEIKTLDVGLPQGINLWIDETTFNIFGYGFFIDNLDIVATVIAALLVAALVAFSQYTKQGRAMRAVADDHQAALSVGISLNFIWVMVWSVAGFVALVAGIMWGTKSGVQFSLSLIALKALPVLMLGGFTSIPGAIVGGLIIGVGEKLFEFAIGPMVGGATENWFAYVLALIFLVFRPQGLFGEKIIERV, encoded by the coding sequence ATGCCTGATCAAATTATCTTCGGGATGGAGGTCATCCTCAACGGTCTGATGGCCGGGGTGCTCTATGCGCTGGTCGCGCTGGGCTTTGTACTGATCTACAAGGCGTCTGGGATTTTCAATTATGCCCAAGGGGTTATGGCCCTGTTCGCGGCGATGACGCTGGTCGGGATCATGAACGGGCAGGTACCATTTGCGCATCTGATCAACGCGACTTTCGGCACCCATATCCACTACTTCGGGTGGAATGTGCCCGCGCTGTTCGCGATCGTTCTGACGATGGGTGTGATGGTGTTGCTGGCCTGGTGTGTGCAGCGGTTCGTCATGCGACATCTGGTTGGGCAGGAGCCAATCATCCTGTTCATGGCGACCATCGGTCTGGCATATTTCCTGGAAGGCGTCGCCGACCTGATGTGGGGGTCCGAGATCAAGACGCTGGATGTGGGCCTGCCGCAGGGGATCAACCTGTGGATCGATGAGACGACGTTCAACATCTTCGGCTATGGCTTCTTCATCGACAATCTAGACATCGTGGCGACGGTCATCGCGGCGCTTCTGGTCGCGGCGCTGGTCGCGTTCAGCCAATACACAAAGCAGGGCCGCGCGATGCGGGCGGTAGCAGATGATCACCAGGCGGCGCTGTCCGTTGGCATCTCTTTGAACTTCATCTGGGTCATGGTCTGGTCGGTTGCGGGATTTGTCGCCCTGGTCGCAGGTATCATGTGGGGCACCAAGTCGGGCGTGCAATTCTCGCTGTCGCTGATCGCGCTCAAGGCGTTGCCAGTGCTGATGCTGGGCGGGTTCACCTCGATCCCCGGAGCCATCGTTGGCGGGCTGATCATCGGCGTGGGTGAGAAGCTGTTCGAATTCGCAATCGGACCGATGGTCGGTGGCGCAACCGAGAACTGGTTCGCCTATGTGCTGGCGCTGATCTTCCTTGTGTTCCGGCCGCAGGGCCTGTTTGGGGAGAAGATCATTGAAAGGGTTTAG
- a CDS encoding branched-chain amino acid ABC transporter permease yields MFYREAGDFKTSYVADSQTFPIKFDRYRYYVVLAVAFGIIPFIINDYWANALLLPFLIYAIAAIGLNILVGYCGQVSLGTGGFMAVGAYACYKLMTAFPDVSMFIHVLLAGGITAIVGVLFGLPSLRIKGFYLAVATLAAQFFLVWLFNRVPWFYNYSASGQINAPERDVFGIIITGPNASAWATYLFCLIFLTICAILARNLTRGTTGRTWMAIRDMDIAAEIIGVNPLKAKLTAFAVSSFFVGIAGALFFSVYLGAVEVGEVFGIQKSFLVLFMVIIGGLGSIFGSFAGAAFLVLLPVVLKVVGVDVLGWPTDIVAHLQLVIVGALIIMFLILEPHGLAQLWRVAKEKLRLWPFPH; encoded by the coding sequence ATGTTCTATCGTGAGGCCGGAGATTTCAAAACCTCCTACGTTGCTGACAGCCAGACTTTCCCGATCAAGTTCGATCGGTATCGGTACTATGTGGTGTTGGCGGTGGCGTTCGGGATCATCCCGTTCATCATCAACGACTATTGGGCCAACGCTCTTCTGCTTCCCTTCCTGATCTATGCGATCGCGGCCATTGGGCTGAACATTCTTGTGGGGTATTGCGGGCAGGTCAGCCTTGGCACCGGCGGGTTCATGGCTGTGGGGGCCTATGCCTGTTACAAGCTGATGACCGCTTTCCCGGATGTCAGCATGTTTATTCACGTGTTGCTGGCCGGCGGGATAACGGCCATCGTCGGTGTACTGTTCGGCTTGCCATCCTTGCGGATCAAGGGGTTTTACCTTGCGGTGGCGACGCTGGCGGCGCAATTCTTCCTGGTGTGGCTTTTCAACCGGGTGCCGTGGTTCTACAACTATTCGGCGTCGGGGCAGATCAATGCGCCGGAACGGGATGTGTTCGGCATCATCATCACTGGTCCAAATGCATCGGCCTGGGCCACTTACCTGTTTTGCCTGATTTTCCTGACCATCTGCGCCATTCTCGCGCGCAACCTGACGCGCGGCACGACGGGGCGGACATGGATGGCGATCCGCGATATGGATATCGCGGCCGAGATCATCGGGGTGAACCCGCTCAAGGCGAAACTGACTGCCTTTGCCGTCAGTTCGTTCTTTGTGGGCATCGCGGGCGCGCTGTTCTTCTCGGTCTATCTGGGCGCGGTTGAGGTCGGCGAAGTATTCGGCATCCAGAAATCGTTCCTGGTGCTGTTCATGGTCATTATCGGCGGTCTGGGCTCGATCTTCGGATCCTTCGCGGGTGCTGCATTCCTTGTACTTCTGCCCGTGGTCCTGAAAGTGGTCGGCGTCGATGTTCTCGGCTGGCCCACGGATATCGTGGCGCATCTACAGCTGGTGATTGTCGGTGCCCTGATCATCATGTTCCTGATTCTCGAACCGCATGGGCTGGCGCAGCTATGGCGCGTGGCGAAGGAAAAACTCAGACTCTGGCCGTTCCCGCACTAA
- a CDS encoding ABC transporter substrate-binding protein yields MNKKLATLALGALMAAGPAMADLVFPSLSYRTGPYAAGGIPFADGYADYFTLVNERDGGIGGVAAKVIECETGYNTEKGVECYESTKGEGALVYQPLSTGITYQLIPKVTADGIPLHTMGYGRTSAANGKVFSHVFNYPANYWNGASGAINYLLDENGGDLNGKKIALVYHNSAYGKEPIRTLETLAEKHGYELSLLPVDHPGQEQKSQWLQIRREKPDYVIMWGWGVMNQVAVQEAANIRFPMENFIGVWWSGAEFDVEPAGEKANGYKALTFTGLGMDYPVYDDLKKYVVDAGKAAGAGDQLGTVQYNRGLYAAMLAAEAVKTAQELHGTADIDASMMRDGMEALEITNAKMEALGMSGFGPEFAVSCDNHGGPGLVGVVQWDAAAGTWNPVQDFKPTDVEVINALIAEDSAAYAAENNIEPRCE; encoded by the coding sequence ATGAACAAGAAACTGGCAACCTTAGCGCTGGGCGCGTTGATGGCGGCAGGCCCGGCCATGGCCGACCTTGTATTTCCGTCGCTTAGCTACCGGACCGGACCTTATGCGGCTGGTGGTATCCCGTTTGCAGACGGCTATGCCGACTATTTCACTCTGGTGAACGAACGCGACGGTGGAATCGGCGGTGTTGCAGCGAAGGTGATCGAATGCGAAACCGGCTATAACACCGAAAAAGGCGTTGAATGCTACGAGTCTACCAAAGGTGAAGGCGCGTTGGTGTATCAACCACTGTCGACCGGCATTACTTATCAGCTGATTCCGAAAGTCACCGCAGATGGCATCCCGCTGCACACGATGGGTTACGGTCGAACATCGGCTGCGAACGGCAAAGTGTTCAGCCACGTGTTCAACTATCCGGCCAACTACTGGAACGGTGCATCGGGCGCGATCAACTATCTGCTGGATGAGAATGGTGGAGATCTGAACGGCAAGAAGATTGCGCTGGTCTATCACAACTCTGCTTATGGCAAGGAACCGATCCGCACGCTGGAAACTCTGGCCGAAAAACATGGCTATGAACTGTCCTTGCTGCCCGTAGATCACCCAGGTCAGGAGCAGAAGTCGCAGTGGTTGCAGATTCGCCGTGAAAAGCCCGATTACGTAATCATGTGGGGTTGGGGCGTCATGAACCAGGTGGCCGTGCAAGAAGCTGCAAACATCCGTTTCCCGATGGAAAACTTCATCGGTGTCTGGTGGTCCGGTGCTGAATTCGATGTTGAACCAGCAGGCGAAAAAGCGAATGGTTACAAGGCACTGACCTTCACTGGTCTTGGAATGGACTACCCTGTCTATGACGATCTGAAGAAATACGTTGTGGACGCGGGCAAAGCAGCAGGTGCAGGCGATCAACTGGGTACAGTTCAGTATAACCGCGGTCTCTATGCTGCGATGCTGGCAGCCGAAGCCGTGAAAACCGCGCAAGAATTGCACGGAACTGCTGATATCGACGCGTCCATGATGCGCGATGGCATGGAGGCGCTGGAGATCACCAATGCCAAGATGGAAGCGCTTGGTATGTCCGGATTTGGACCCGAGTTCGCGGTTTCCTGCGACAATCACGGCGGCCCCGGTCTTGTCGGTGTTGTTCAGTGGGACGCAGCGGCCGGAACCTGGAACCCGGTTCAGGACTTCAAGCCAACGGATGTCGAAGTGATCAACGCTCTGATCGCGGAAGACTCGGCAGCTTATGCAGCCGAGAACAACATCGAACCGCGCTGCGAATAA
- a CDS encoding ABC transporter ATP-binding protein, with the protein MLDAAHTTDVQAETLLEVNNIEVIYNHVILVLKGVSLTVPKGGITALLGGNGAGKTTTLKAVSNLLHSERGEVTKGSIKYRGQSVHESDPAVLVEKGVIQVMEGRHCFEHLTVEENLLTGAYTRKDGSAAIQQDLELVYNYFPRLKERRRSQAGYTSGGEQQMVAMGRALMSRPETILLDEPSMGLAPQLVEEIFGIVKDLNEKEGVSFLLAEQNTNVALRFAHYGYILESGRVVMDGPAAELRENPDVKEFYLGMSDEGRKSFRDVRSYRRRKRWL; encoded by the coding sequence ATGCTGGATGCGGCACACACCACTGACGTGCAGGCGGAAACCCTGCTTGAGGTCAACAATATCGAAGTGATCTACAACCATGTGATCCTCGTGCTGAAAGGCGTTAGCCTGACTGTTCCCAAGGGCGGTATCACGGCCTTGCTGGGTGGTAACGGCGCGGGCAAGACGACCACGCTCAAGGCAGTGTCGAACCTGCTGCATTCGGAACGCGGCGAGGTCACGAAAGGCTCGATCAAGTATCGTGGCCAGAGCGTACACGAAAGCGACCCTGCCGTATTGGTGGAAAAAGGTGTGATTCAGGTGATGGAAGGCCGTCACTGTTTTGAGCATCTGACAGTTGAAGAGAACCTGCTGACGGGTGCGTATACCCGCAAAGACGGCAGCGCGGCGATCCAGCAGGATCTGGAGCTGGTCTACAATTACTTCCCCCGCTTGAAGGAGCGCCGCCGCTCGCAGGCTGGCTATACGTCGGGTGGAGAGCAGCAGATGGTTGCCATGGGCCGGGCATTGATGTCGCGCCCGGAGACGATCCTGCTGGACGAACCTTCGATGGGGCTCGCGCCGCAGTTGGTCGAAGAGATTTTCGGCATCGTGAAGGACCTCAACGAGAAAGAGGGCGTGTCCTTCCTGTTGGCCGAGCAGAACACAAACGTCGCCCTGCGGTTTGCGCATTACGGGTACATTCTTGAATCCGGGCGCGTTGTCATGGATGGCCCGGCCGCCGAACTGCGCGAGAACCCGGACGTGAAGGAATTCTACCTTGGTATGTCCGACGAGGGTCGCAAAAGCTTTCGCGACGTGCGGTCCTATCGCCGCCGCAAGAGGTGGCTGTGA
- a CDS encoding phenylacetate--CoA ligase family protein — translation MTYFDALETRSADERASDQAKALAEQIKRAASAPGFATHLSDSDTNKVISADDLPMLPVLRKSDLIRAQAERPPFGGFTVKPARHFHHVFQSPGPIYEPGSTDHDWWRMGRFLNAVGVGAGDIVQNCFGYHLTPAGMIFENGARAVGAAVLPAGTGQTELQVTAARDVGCTAYAGTPDYLKVILDKADEMGVSLNLSKAAVGGGALFPSLRQEYADRGISCLQCYATADLGNIAYESAAMEGMIIDEHVIVEIVTPGTGTPVAPGEVGEVVVTSLNPDYPLIRFATGDLSAVLPGVSPCGRTNIRIKGWMGRADQTTKIKGMFVRPEQVAALVDKHEEIVKARVIAARQGEMDTMTVRIESPRGDDPAYAKSVAEVLKLKGAIEVVAPGSLPRDGVVIEDQRVYE, via the coding sequence ATGACCTATTTCGACGCACTCGAAACACGTTCGGCGGACGAACGTGCTTCCGATCAGGCAAAAGCGCTTGCAGAGCAGATCAAACGTGCTGCATCTGCCCCCGGTTTCGCTACACACTTGTCGGATTCAGACACTAATAAGGTGATTTCGGCTGATGATTTGCCGATGCTGCCCGTGCTGCGCAAGTCGGACCTGATCCGCGCGCAGGCGGAACGCCCCCCTTTTGGCGGGTTTACCGTGAAGCCAGCGCGCCACTTCCATCACGTGTTTCAGTCCCCCGGGCCGATTTATGAACCGGGCAGCACCGATCACGATTGGTGGCGTATGGGCCGGTTCTTGAATGCCGTAGGTGTTGGTGCTGGTGATATTGTTCAGAACTGTTTTGGCTACCACCTGACACCGGCAGGCATGATCTTTGAAAACGGTGCCCGCGCTGTAGGTGCTGCCGTTTTGCCGGCGGGAACCGGACAGACAGAGTTGCAGGTGACAGCCGCGCGTGACGTTGGCTGCACTGCTTATGCAGGCACGCCTGATTACCTGAAAGTCATCCTGGACAAGGCCGACGAGATGGGCGTTTCGCTGAACTTATCGAAAGCCGCCGTTGGTGGTGGTGCTCTATTCCCGTCTCTGCGTCAGGAATACGCGGATCGCGGTATTTCGTGCCTGCAATGCTATGCGACGGCGGACCTGGGAAACATCGCCTATGAAAGCGCTGCGATGGAGGGGATGATCATCGATGAACACGTGATCGTTGAGATCGTAACGCCCGGAACCGGTACGCCGGTAGCGCCGGGCGAAGTGGGCGAGGTTGTCGTGACCTCTCTCAACCCGGATTACCCGTTGATCCGCTTTGCGACCGGAGATCTTTCGGCCGTCCTGCCGGGTGTCTCGCCCTGTGGCCGGACCAATATCCGGATCAAAGGCTGGATGGGGCGCGCCGATCAGACCACCAAGATCAAGGGGATGTTTGTACGCCCGGAACAGGTAGCGGCCCTGGTCGACAAACATGAGGAAATCGTCAAAGCCCGCGTTATTGCAGCCCGTCAGGGTGAGATGGACACGATGACAGTCCGGATTGAAAGCCCGCGCGGTGACGACCCGGCATATGCCAAGTCGGTGGCCGAGGTGTTGAAGCTGAAAGGCGCGATCGAGGTTGTGGCCCCCGGATCCCTTCCCAGGGACGGGGTGGTGATCGAGGATCAGCGCGTCTACGAATAA